The proteins below come from a single Hydrogenophaga sp. PBL-H3 genomic window:
- a CDS encoding thermonuclease family protein, with protein sequence MNRRQFLAALACACTLGFASAARADFAGPVIAILDGDTIDVLIDRQPVRVRLAQIDAAEKRQAFGTRSRQALSSLVFRQSVTVADAGRDRYGRALGTVYVSGVNVNAEMVRQGMAWVYRQYATDRSLFALEDEARAGRRGLWADPSSVPPWQFRHRQHE encoded by the coding sequence ATGAACCGCCGCCAGTTCCTGGCCGCGCTGGCCTGCGCCTGCACGCTCGGCTTCGCCTCGGCCGCGCGGGCCGACTTCGCCGGCCCGGTGATCGCCATCCTTGACGGCGACACCATCGACGTGCTGATTGACCGCCAGCCCGTGCGCGTGCGCCTCGCGCAGATCGACGCGGCCGAGAAGCGGCAAGCCTTCGGCACCCGCTCCCGTCAGGCGCTTTCCTCGCTGGTCTTCCGCCAGTCCGTCACCGTCGCCGATGCCGGCCGCGACCGCTACGGCCGCGCGCTCGGCACCGTCTATGTCTCCGGCGTCAACGTCAACGCCGAAATGGTTCGCCAGGGCATGGCCTGGGTGTATCGCCAATACGCGACCGACCGAAGCCTGTTCGCGCTGGAGGACGAAGCACGCGCCGGCCGGCGCGGCTTGTGGGCCGACCCGTCGTCGGTTCCGCCGTGGCAGTTTCGGCATCGTCAACACGAATAA
- the radC gene encoding RadC family protein, protein MVQMKLSFDNINSDESLYVRDADGVYQVATAAQVLAGARKAADSLALPGQQFSSPQAVKDFLVAKLAGIEHEVFGVIFTDSQHRLIAYKEMFSGTIDAASVYPREIVKTALRLNASALIFTHNHPSGIASPSEADKRLTARLKEALSLIDARVLDHIIVAGSSTLSFAEHGLL, encoded by the coding sequence ATGGTTCAGATGAAGCTGTCTTTCGACAACATCAACAGCGACGAGTCGCTGTATGTCCGAGACGCTGACGGCGTATATCAGGTTGCCACCGCCGCCCAGGTTCTGGCCGGCGCTCGCAAGGCCGCCGACTCGCTGGCCCTTCCGGGCCAACAATTCAGCAGCCCGCAGGCAGTCAAAGACTTCCTGGTCGCCAAGCTGGCGGGCATCGAACACGAAGTGTTCGGCGTCATTTTCACCGACAGCCAACATCGGCTGATCGCCTACAAAGAGATGTTCAGCGGCACCATTGATGCCGCGTCCGTGTATCCACGGGAAATCGTGAAAACCGCCTTGCGGCTGAACGCTTCCGCGCTCATTTTCACTCACAACCACCCAAGTGGCATCGCTTCACCTAGCGAAGCTGATAAGCGCCTAACGGCCCGGCTCAAAGAGGCGTTGAGCCTTATAGACGCGCGCGTGCTCGACCACATCATTGTGGCCGGCTCCAGCACGCTATCGTTCGCCGAACACGGCCTTCTATGA
- the kleA gene encoding stable inheritance protein KleA has protein sequence MTHQQVQFEKPAQASSRAEVEQQKTGGMKPMKNKVMAWVDVLPGVEATGLQAKRDDIAELMAEAAELTRKAEELRSRAYFAACSLEGEARSRWTLEQIDAAKRNA, from the coding sequence ATGACTCACCAACAAGTTCAGTTTGAAAAGCCGGCTCAAGCATCTAGCAGAGCAGAGGTTGAACAGCAGAAAACCGGGGGAATGAAGCCGATGAAAAACAAGGTAATGGCGTGGGTGGACGTGCTGCCGGGCGTGGAAGCGACGGGGCTTCAGGCCAAGCGTGACGACATCGCCGAGCTGATGGCCGAGGCGGCCGAGCTGACCCGCAAAGCCGAGGAACTGCGCAGCCGGGCCTATTTCGCCGCGTGCAGCCTCGAAGGCGAAGCCCGCAGCCGCTGGACGCTGGAGCAGATCGACGCAGCCAAGCGCAACGCCTGA
- a CDS encoding DUF3560 domain-containing protein produces MNAYEQKQAARKARYEERAEQASAESASTYNRARDMAQAIPFGQPILVGHHSETRDRNYRDRIHTTYGKAFALQDKAKHYEQKAASVGTGGISSDDPDAIEKLRAELANVEQAQERMKAANKAIRTHKTEETRIAALVAQGLTEAQAAELLKPDFAGRVGFPSYALSNNNANARRIAGRIAELEKRRQRVDVEQEAEGYTYREDTEENRVMFVFPGKPDEATRALLKRHAFKWSPSRGAWVRQLNNAGIWAGQEVKKALNALTKVGDV; encoded by the coding sequence ATGAACGCATACGAACAGAAGCAAGCCGCCCGCAAGGCCCGTTACGAGGAACGCGCCGAGCAGGCCAGCGCCGAGAGCGCGAGCACCTACAACCGCGCCCGAGACATGGCCCAGGCGATCCCCTTCGGCCAGCCGATCCTTGTCGGCCATCACAGCGAGACGCGCGACCGCAACTATCGTGACCGCATCCATACCACCTATGGCAAAGCCTTCGCCCTGCAAGACAAGGCCAAGCACTACGAGCAGAAAGCGGCGAGCGTGGGCACTGGCGGCATTTCGAGTGACGACCCGGACGCCATCGAGAAGCTGCGCGCCGAGCTGGCGAACGTCGAGCAGGCCCAGGAGCGCATGAAGGCCGCGAACAAGGCCATTCGCACCCACAAGACCGAGGAAACACGCATTGCCGCACTGGTGGCCCAGGGTTTGACCGAGGCCCAGGCGGCCGAGCTGCTGAAACCGGACTTCGCGGGCCGCGTCGGCTTCCCGTCCTACGCCTTGAGCAACAACAACGCGAACGCCCGCCGCATCGCTGGCCGCATCGCCGAGCTGGAGAAGCGCCGCCAGCGTGTCGATGTAGAGCAGGAGGCCGAGGGCTACACCTACCGCGAGGACACCGAGGAAAACCGCGTCATGTTCGTGTTCCCCGGCAAGCCCGACGAGGCCACGCGCGCCCTGTTGAAGCGCCACGCCTTCAAGTGGTCGCCGTCCCGTGGTGCCTGGGTTCGCCAACTGAACAACGCCGGCATTTGGGCCGGCCAGGAAGTGAAAAAAGCCCTGAATGCGCTTACCAAAGTTGGTGACGTGTAA
- a CDS encoding DNA-binding protein — translation MALNQEIKERIFAAADELHAASPNGEFPNVEAVRQLSRAGMNNVVEAMKEWRAKQRKQVQAVREPLPAELHGVLQTAGQSLWETAQQLANESLEAARAAFEAEKTDLTELSAQQSAAFEAQTGELEAAQARIVELEAQAAAAIEQQHKQAGELAELRTQHEDSQRRATLAEQKAQETEHRAAELRAELDRAHQDADRLRQERDEAKARRDQADVRAEEAEGERDDALRQLAAGNAELAGLRAKMTAEAEQHAEQRKRAAEEVHRSAERMTKAESERDKARDAAATAREDAAKLRGELEAVKTQNAALLAALKPAAQSKRPPKA, via the coding sequence ATGGCACTGAACCAGGAAATCAAAGAACGCATCTTTGCCGCCGCCGATGAACTGCACGCGGCCAGCCCGAACGGCGAGTTCCCGAACGTCGAAGCCGTTCGCCAACTCAGCCGCGCCGGCATGAACAACGTGGTCGAGGCCATGAAGGAATGGCGCGCCAAGCAGCGCAAGCAAGTGCAGGCCGTCCGCGAGCCGCTGCCGGCAGAGCTGCACGGCGTCTTGCAGACAGCCGGGCAAAGCCTTTGGGAGACGGCGCAGCAACTGGCGAACGAATCGCTAGAGGCCGCGCGGGCCGCCTTCGAGGCCGAGAAAACCGACCTCACCGAGCTATCGGCGCAGCAGTCGGCCGCCTTCGAGGCGCAGACGGGAGAGCTGGAAGCCGCCCAGGCCCGCATTGTCGAGCTGGAAGCCCAGGCCGCCGCCGCCATCGAGCAGCAGCATAAGCAAGCCGGCGAGCTGGCCGAGCTGCGCACGCAGCACGAAGACAGCCAGCGCCGCGCCACCCTGGCCGAGCAGAAGGCCCAGGAGACGGAGCACCGGGCGGCCGAGCTACGCGCCGAGCTGGATCGAGCGCACCAGGACGCCGACCGCTTGCGCCAAGAACGCGACGAGGCCAAGGCCCGCCGCGATCAAGCCGACGTGCGCGCCGAGGAAGCCGAAGGCGAGCGCGACGACGCCCTGCGCCAACTGGCGGCCGGCAATGCCGAGCTGGCCGGCCTGCGCGCGAAGATGACCGCCGAGGCCGAGCAACACGCCGAGCAACGCAAGCGCGCGGCCGAAGAAGTTCACCGCAGCGCCGAACGCATGACCAAGGCCGAGAGCGAGCGCGACAAAGCCCGCGATGCCGCCGCCACGGCCCGCGAGGACGCGGCGAAGCTGCGCGGCGAGCTGGAGGCCGTCAAGACGCAGAACGCCGCCCTGCTGGCCGCCTTGAAGCCCGCAGCGCAGTCGAAGCGCCCGCCGAAGGCTTGA
- a CDS encoding RepB family DNA primase has translation MQHDRTRAAVSRQLKGMGASLYEVGIRHAERGMLNREWSEADIMKSLDWLKRENFKGCDIYVRPARSAPSRLILVDDLSMGTLARLQAGPYPAAVTVQTSPGNYQAWIKLDDDMPADVRREVARHLAREYGGDPNSADSAHYGRLAGFTNRKPEHIDAAGRSPFVLLDSYNGRPASGAAELVQIARGVIEREREQARSMAAHVQREARNMPQAATRTPQTAQELAEWYRSLWHSLKTQFGGDFDASRADWMAAVAMFRKGYAFQDVADAIAQHSPGIDGRKGAAVADYVTRTAGKAEIWHELKAQGADYADVADALLSLAQDRAQNRP, from the coding sequence ATGCAGCACGACCGAACCCGCGCCGCCGTATCCCGCCAGCTCAAGGGCATGGGTGCGAGCCTGTACGAAGTCGGCATTCGCCACGCAGAGCGCGGCATGCTCAATCGGGAGTGGAGCGAGGCCGACATCATGAAGTCGCTGGACTGGCTCAAGCGCGAGAACTTCAAGGGCTGCGACATCTACGTTCGCCCGGCGCGCTCCGCGCCGAGCCGGCTCATTCTGGTGGACGACTTGAGCATGGGCACGCTGGCCCGGCTCCAGGCCGGCCCCTACCCTGCCGCCGTCACCGTGCAGACCAGTCCGGGCAACTATCAGGCGTGGATCAAGCTGGACGACGACATGCCGGCCGACGTGCGGCGCGAGGTGGCCCGCCATCTTGCGCGCGAGTACGGCGGCGACCCGAATAGCGCCGACTCGGCGCACTACGGCCGGCTGGCCGGCTTCACCAACCGCAAGCCCGAACACATCGACGCGGCGGGCCGTTCGCCGTTCGTACTGCTGGACAGCTACAACGGCCGCCCGGCCAGTGGCGCGGCCGAGCTGGTGCAGATCGCGCGAGGCGTGATCGAGCGCGAGCGCGAGCAAGCCCGCAGCATGGCCGCGCACGTCCAGCGGGAGGCCCGCAACATGCCCCAGGCCGCGACCAGGACGCCGCAGACGGCCCAAGAGCTGGCCGAGTGGTATCGCAGCCTATGGCACAGCCTGAAAACGCAGTTCGGCGGCGACTTCGACGCCAGCCGGGCCGACTGGATGGCCGCCGTCGCCATGTTCCGCAAGGGCTACGCCTTCCAGGACGTGGCCGACGCCATCGCGCAGCACAGCCCAGGAATCGACGGCCGCAAGGGCGCGGCCGTGGCCGACTACGTGACCAGGACGGCCGGCAAGGCCGAAATCTGGCACGAGCTGAAAGCCCAGGGCGCAGACTATGCCGACGTGGCCGACGCGCTGCTGTCACTCGCCCAGGATCGCGCGCAGAACCGGCCCTAG